Proteins found in one Paenibacillus borealis genomic segment:
- a CDS encoding 5-formyltetrahydrofolate cyclo-ligase, whose protein sequence is MQDSSMGLALRKRELRAGKAALRDGLSVEQRGRLSALVCSHALTWFSQEQADSLLAYAPFRSELDCRPLLAEAWARGHQVLLPRVIRESGALSIHPVRSWDELAPGAYGIPEPVTGIAGPGANAGTAAISALPDAVFVPGLAFDRRGGRLGYGRGYYDRLRAAWEAELPESAARPLWVGLAYSLQLVPEVPLEEHDALMDVLITENGIWDCRKERVLWS, encoded by the coding sequence ATGCAGGACAGCAGCATGGGGCTTGCTCTCCGGAAGCGCGAGCTGCGGGCCGGTAAGGCCGCGCTCCGGGACGGACTGTCCGTGGAACAGAGAGGCCGGTTGTCTGCTCTGGTATGCAGTCATGCCCTGACCTGGTTCTCGCAGGAACAGGCGGACTCACTGCTGGCCTATGCCCCGTTCCGCTCCGAGCTGGATTGCCGTCCGCTGCTTGCAGAAGCTTGGGCCAGAGGACATCAAGTGCTGCTTCCCAGGGTCATCCGGGAGAGCGGTGCACTGAGCATCCATCCGGTCCGGTCCTGGGATGAGCTTGCTCCGGGTGCTTACGGCATACCGGAGCCTGTAACCGGAATAGCCGGTCCGGGCGCCAACGCTGGCACGGCTGCGATATCCGCACTGCCGGATGCCGTATTCGTACCCGGCCTGGCCTTCGACCGGCGCGGCGGACGGCTCGGTTATGGCCGGGGCTACTATGACCGGTTGCGGGCAGCATGGGAAGCAGAGCTTCCTGAATCTGCTGCCAGACCTCTATGGGTGGGCCTGGCCTATAGCCTGCAGCTGGTGCCTGAAGTGCCGCTGGAAGAGCATGATGCCTTAATGGATGTGCTGATTACAGAGAACGGCATTTGGGATTGCCGGAAGGAGAGGGTGCTATGGAGTTAA
- the moaC gene encoding cyclic pyranopterin monophosphate synthase MoaC, with the protein MELSHFNEQGRARMVDVSEKEVTKRTAAARSRVKMDPGTLAAIKMGTISKGDVLAVAQVAGIMAAKQTSAWIPMCHPLPLTGVDIIFSDNSKDELYIEATVKTTGKTGVEMEALTAVSAAALTVYDMCKALQKDMIIGPTLLVSKSGGKNGDYALEEE; encoded by the coding sequence ATGGAGTTAAGTCATTTCAATGAACAGGGCAGAGCCCGCATGGTGGATGTAAGTGAGAAGGAAGTCACCAAGCGGACGGCAGCTGCGCGCAGCCGGGTGAAGATGGACCCGGGGACGCTCGCTGCCATCAAGATGGGCACAATCAGCAAGGGGGATGTACTAGCCGTAGCACAGGTTGCCGGAATTATGGCTGCCAAGCAGACCTCAGCGTGGATTCCGATGTGCCATCCGCTGCCGCTTACCGGAGTGGATATCATCTTCTCGGATAACAGCAAAGATGAACTATATATAGAAGCAACCGTCAAGACTACCGGCAAAACCGGGGTGGAGATGGAGGCACTAACCGCTGTTTCAGCGGCGGCGTTGACCGTATACGACATGTGCAAGGCACTCCAGAAGGATATGATTATCGGACCTACTCTGCTCGTATCCAAGAGCGGCGGCAAGAATGGGGATTACGCGCTGGAAGAAGAATAG
- a CDS encoding MogA/MoaB family molybdenum cofactor biosynthesis protein, translating to MAWKTAILTASDKGARGEREDTSAQVIRELVEEELGGEIVEYRIVPDEQDEIIAALIELTDYFQADLVLTTGGTDLAIRDVTPEATRRVIEREVPGLSEAMRSTVMQKNRAVMLFRGICGIRGRTLIVNLPGTPKGVHENLAAIMDQLPEALLMVTGQYRQ from the coding sequence ATGGCGTGGAAAACAGCAATCCTGACGGCCAGCGATAAAGGGGCCAGAGGCGAACGGGAAGACACGAGCGCCCAGGTTATTCGGGAACTGGTGGAAGAGGAGCTTGGAGGCGAGATCGTGGAATACCGGATCGTACCCGACGAGCAGGATGAAATTATTGCAGCATTGATTGAACTGACTGATTATTTCCAGGCGGATCTGGTGCTGACTACCGGAGGAACCGATCTGGCGATCCGTGATGTTACGCCGGAGGCTACACGGCGTGTCATTGAACGTGAAGTCCCTGGACTCTCTGAGGCGATGCGCAGTACAGTGATGCAGAAGAACCGCGCGGTGATGCTCTTCCGGGGAATCTGCGGTATCCGCGGCCGGACATTAATCGTCAATCTGCCGGGCACACCTAAGGGTGTGCATGAGAACCTGGCGGCAATTATGGATCAGTTGCCTGAGGCATTGCTGATGGTTACCGGGCAATACCGCCAATAA
- the tatA gene encoding twin-arginine translocase TatA/TatE family subunit yields MLNGIGAPGIILLVILALLLFGPNKLPELGRAVGRTFREFKDGAREIINEPEPARKSEVPASPAPQTVAAELPQDRRLPE; encoded by the coding sequence ATGCTAAATGGTATTGGTGCACCCGGAATTATTCTGTTGGTTATCTTGGCGCTCCTGCTCTTTGGTCCGAATAAGCTTCCTGAGCTTGGGCGGGCAGTCGGACGTACCTTCCGTGAATTCAAGGACGGGGCGCGGGAGATTATCAATGAACCGGAACCGGCCAGAAAGAGCGAGGTGCCTGCTTCTCCGGCTCCGCAGACTGTAGCAGCAGAGCTTCCGCAGGACCGCCGTCTGCCGGAATAA